Genomic DNA from Micropterus dolomieu isolate WLL.071019.BEF.003 ecotype Adirondacks unplaced genomic scaffold, ASM2129224v1 contig_12876, whole genome shotgun sequence:
TTTATTCATCTTAGATCTGCTGGAGAAGTCCCGTGTCACCTACCAGTTGTCTGCTGAGAGGAGTTACCATATCTTCTATCAGCTGATGACTGGCCACAAGCCTGAGATCGTGGGTATGTACTACatgaaactgaaattgaaatgtaaacgatacaacaaataacaccaaatAACACTATGTATATCTGTTGTGCTCCTCTAGAGGCTCTTCTGATCACCACCAACCCCTATGACTACCCAATGATCAGTATGGGTCAAATCACTGTCAAAAGCATTGATGATGTAGAGGAGTTCATTGCAACAGATGTAAGATGACAATGTAGTTAAATAGACAGTATACTgggaaaaatgttttacatatcAATAGCTTTGCTTCATTTACAATGCAGGCAGCAATTGACATCTTGGGCTTCAATGCTGAGGAGAAATGTATGTGTCTATAATTACAGTACAACAGCTTGGAGCAACTCTGCATCAACTTCACCAATGAGAAACTGCAACAGTTCTTCAATCACACCATGTTTGTTCTGGAGCAAGAGGAGTACAAGAAAGAAGGCATTGAGTGGGAGTTCATTGACTTCGGTATGGACTTGGCTTCCTGCATCGAGCTTATCGAGAAGGTAAGTAATCTCTCCAGAAGACATGATTTGTTTGttcatgtgcaaatgtttacttCCACAGTAAATCTAATGTAAATTTCTCTTAGCCACTGGGAATCTTCTCCATCCTTGAAGAGGAGTGCATGTTCCCCAAGGCCTCTGACACAACTTTCAAGAACAAGCTGCATGATCAGCATCTTGGCAAGACCAAGGCCTTTGAGAAGCCAAAGCCTGGAAAGGGAAAGGCTGAGGGCTCACTTCTCCCTGGTTCACTATGCTGGTACAGTGGACTACAATATCACTGGCTGGCTGGACAAGAACAAGGACCCCCTGAATGACTCAGTTATTCAGCTCTACCAGAAAGCTTCAAACAAACTGCTGGCTTTCCTGTATGCATCCCATGGAGCAGCCGATGGTAAGACAAGAGTGAGCAGAGAATTCAGAAACGTTGTGTATAGAGCACAAATGTTTTACCTGCTTAACTGTTTTCTACTTTAAATATAGAGTAACATTGATGAATTGCCCTCTCTTCATTAGCTCTAAGCAACTAATCAGTGTTACCCGAGGTACAGTAAGTTTGTTGTGACGGGTAAGAAACTTTGTCTGTTTCACTTGGGTCAGGCTTAGTAAGAAACCGATGAATACTCTGTGGTAACATACCCATTCATGTGTGTTACAAAAATCAAATCCATATTCCACAGAGAAGAAAGCTTAAAACAGGTTCTACAGTGCCAttaatgaaatgtaatgttttgcaATACAGAAGCCGCTGCTGGGGGCAAGAAGGGTGGCAAGAAGAAGGGTGGTGCCTTCCAGACCGTGTCTGCTGTTTTCAGAGTatgtattgtttaaaatttttgaAAAGCAATTACGAACCTCATCTTAAAATACTGACCAATTATCCTGCTGATCCACAGGAGAACTTGGGCAAACTGATGACCAA
This window encodes:
- the LOC123966186 gene encoding myosin heavy chain, fast skeletal muscle-like encodes the protein MTGHKPEIVEALLITTNPYDYPMISMGQITVKSIDDVEEFIATDYNSLEQLCINFTNEKLQQFFNHTMFVLEQEEYKKEGIEWEFIDFGMDLASCIELIEKPLGIFSILEEECMFPKASDTTFKNKLHDQHLGKTKAFEKPKPGKGKAEGSLLPGSLCWYSGLQYHWLAGQEQGPPE